The Brachyhypopomus gauderio isolate BG-103 unplaced genomic scaffold, BGAUD_0.2 sc96, whole genome shotgun sequence genome contains the following window.
ttcttcctctgtgccccgtttccatcttattttgttgaatcatccaacgataatccgctcaaaataataatttggcaggtagatgtaaaataatccaggtagctagctagccaccaCAGCTCGTAGGCTGACCGTCAGCACACTCACTGAAATGTTCAAACATGACCTGAGAGGCGCGAACAGTTGTCATTGGCCagtttcctgaatgacagtcagattaaccaattatggttaaaagcaatacgttgagctcaaatcacgtttatgcccctagcctagagataacatttatatttaagtggttgttcaacttgtgtttttattccagtgtgtaactataggcacacacatttttaagtttaaaagcctgttccattacaatgtacgtctaccagtatatcagttcatctgtctctcagtgtgttacaggttatttccttggttatgttcaagtatagacccagtgtttagaaatgtttcttttaaaagtccagcgcccaaacaaactgccattttctattgccattgactgcacaagaactaaaatgagaacagacatcaatagagatggaacaatcaacagaaatctcctacagccattactacagttacatactttagatatgccaatgtaaaaatctaatgtctgaactgacattaggaagtcactcttcattctgtaggcatcataaaaatgagcattttcaactgcagaaattattttcaattaccatcacgttctgtggcaaattaatatgtccgaacctatatattttgttcatttttctcctgaacatcaatggatcctctgaattacgaggacgcctaacaatcaaaatacgagtattgatacatgtaagccacattcatttctgacattgaaaatcatgtttaaaccagcagtgccaaaagacataagattttgattaaaatgacagagaaaaaaactttttagttcttacagacataaacctttatataatcaaccgaatgtttaattgcagataattgctgtaattatacatgaatctgtatataatttaagaaagcagaaaaataccgtataaataatactgtattatttccgtaaaaaaacgagaaaagcatgtaacttgtaattattgtcataatacttaaaataaaagacattttgtcaaattacaaatgtctgtaattttacaaagttttgcatacaattggaaaaaatgttaaaatacattaaatatttacagttattttccataaaattaggattttttttacagtgtactcaAGCTCAATAATTTCTAATTGTTTTAAACCTCGCAAAAACATGGACGGATTGTCCTGAGAGACAGACTGCATTAAATATCCTGCCAGCAGCAGAAACTAGAAAGGGCTCTTTAAATTGAGAGCGATGTACGGTGAGTTAATGAAGCTACTGTACCCCTGCTGTGCGTAAATGCGCACATTGCTCCTCCAAACTTTCCATATGCTTTTTTTCATAACACAGTAGAGAAACTGCCAACCTCTGAGCAGTAGCCGTTCGTCCTTCTGTTGACTGCTTGCTAGCATGGTCTGCATGCATCGTAGCAAAGTGACGGCTGATTTCGTACTCTTTGAAAACTGCAACCGTTTCTTGGCATATCACGCATACAGCCGTTGATCAAAGCTCAGTgagaaaaatattttgttgtccaCTCAACACACTTTTTAAGCACTCGGCACTCAGTTCCCACTTTCTTTTCTTTAGTCcactcatttttacctttaaaaAGGCCTTATGGTACGTGTACGTTCCGTCCaaagcatttttgttttttaaatcaaGTATTTGGAGAGCGCGAGCTGACtggattttattgtttttttttccttcactttgccgtgtgttatatttgcaaaacgacacattatatttccagaattattttctgtatgaaaaataaaataataaaataaagcctTAATAGAGAATTTAAAAACGAACTGATAGTGAAAATGATTCCCAAAAGTTTTTACATAAACCGGATGTAAAAAAGGGAcatcttatttttaatagttGCATACTTTTTGTTGCAAAGCTAAAATATAAACGAAAATCCAGTAGGCCCTACTCCAAAATCGCGACTAAggcttttaaatactttttaagggCCTTCATTTTTCCAATATTGATTTATCAACTTATAGTACTTTTTAAGACCCGGCGGACACCCTGTACAACCACAAAATAAAAACTACAATGGTGATGACACTTACATCAATTTTAGAcacttttactttctgtgaTTTAAAGATTTGATTTTAAAGATTTGACCAACTTTATTTGGTTTAGAAGTGGTTTGTATGTCAAATTATTTTACGTTAATTCTATTTTAGTTTATTATAAATCTTGGTTGCCTAATTGTCACACTGATATAACAAAGTTGGGGATTCACCTCACCTTAGTGATGCTAGTGAAATGCCAAATTATCCCCTTAAAAATTATAACCcttgcaaatataaatatatctagCTTTGGGATTATTAATAAGGCTAAATCGAGGTTAATGGTTATTGTAACTCTGTTAGTCCTAGACGACGTCTTGATGCTGATTCTAAATCAATATAActatataaaacacaaatatgGAATGGCGCTTTTAATTAATAGCGGTCCTTAAACTGTGGTGGTATAACGTTATATGCCATATCATATGATATAGGTAAATGACGGACGTAGTATGTTCGAGGTTATGAAAACtgcccagtcgcctactgaaagaacgcacTGCTTTAAGATTTGAGCAGAACGTAATGCATTGAAATCTAATGCCTACTGCACGGCATTTCGGACGGAGCCACGGATCCTCCAACGTTAGAGCCTTAATATGAGGTTATCCGAATTGAGCATTTGGAACAGGTGAAGTGCACAGGTTTCTCCATGTAATCTGTCTGCGCAGTCCAAATACGATGTTAACGCAGTCTAGAACCGATATAGACCATAAaatctacagtattaatgctggaaGCATGTTTGGACTAACATATGTTTGAACTTTACTGACCTTTTATTTGAAACTTGGAGGGACTTCTGAGATTTTGCCTCTGTGATTTGTTGAAGCTCTTTGGGTATGTCCCCTTTATCAGAAACAGGTATCGTGTCCCACTTCTCCTCAATTGCACGTTTAACTGAGTATCGCAGAAATGACTGCGATGAGTGCAAGCGTCATTACCATTTCatggttatttacttgtatttaataaaattgattcaaaatgtaaaatagccCAACTGAACGAACGTCGAAGTGCTATTTTCAAGGTCAGTCAACTAAAACCATTTAGGATGGAATGATAAAAGAGagcacagttatttactggcaagGATAAAACAAACTGATTAGCAGACATTTGGAACCTCCACGTATTAGAAACAAAGCAGTAGTGATATTTCTCAGGTCTTTCCGaggatattcacaaaaatatttaataattgttgacaaaaaagtaaattgGCAAAATAAATGGACAGTCCTCATTGTGAATTCAAGAGAAAAAAATGCTGACAACGAAAAATTATAGGTGTACGTTGTACACTGACATGAAAATACCTAAGTAGGACATTCgatgggtagcacagatttttatAACACCGGAGTGGATCTGATACACGTCCAGGGCCAGAGTGGGTGTGATAAATGTCCCAGCCCAAACTACTGAGATTAACATGGGCCAGCTCAATGTGATTTGCACTTGAAGACTCGGCCAATTAGTAGCTTTAGTTATTATCTAACTGTCACTATGACAACAAGGCCAATTAGTAGTTTTAGTTATTATCTAACTGCGTCCCTACGACAACACGGCATATGAAGTCACAATGCAGGAGACCTATAAAAGTCGCCACAGACAGTGTTTAATTTAACCACAGATGGTTTGATCGTCACCGAGGTTGAAGTAGCTAGTAGAGCGGTTCAGCGATATCTTGTGCGAGTAAAGGAGTGAAGATTCCAAGTGATCATGTTTAAACAAATGATGAGGGTAAGTTCATGTTCCTTTGAGCTTTTTCCATAATCTCACTTTAGTCCGAGTAAGTTCGAGAGAGCCGCTTCTCAGTCTATTTATTGAAAATGACATTCCTCGTCGAGACAGTTCTCTAAAGTTGCTTTGTAGCAACAGTGATTGTAGAATATTGCACAAAAATAGAACTAAATTGCTTTCGACCACAAATGGCGACTCAGATTAACATTAATTATCCGGTTACATCCCAGTTACTTCATTTTACGGCCTCTTATCACATTTAAGATGTGTAACCAATTAATATTGGTTATTAACCATCTGAGGTCATTAAGATAGATCAATATTCTCTCCTTGAGAGTCCAGCGGtgttgagaaaaaaaataaaattatgaaATGTTCGTATTCCCCCTATCCTGTCTGCGCGTATGTCCGCAGCCTGTATTTTCACAGAAAAGGGTAGCATTCTACAACGTGTTTAATGCATAATGTAGCCTActttataattatttcactcgccacTGGCGACAGCCGATACGacagcattatttttttatgggtaaggattttttgtaattggaaaaatatccatcattttcttttgagtttgtattttaaaagttaaacgaTAGACTCCAGCTCCCGCTCACGTGTTCGTCtctgcccatcaacaaatgcAGGAATCCGATCACCAGCATGACTCGCAAAACGGAGCTAAAACTAagcgttgaaaatggccaagcgaaaaatatcgcatttttccccacacagtctacatctctgtcggacacaaagaggacacacttctttataactgtacataattaagttaattttaatgggatcaagtcactcgtatgcatactaggaaacttcagtaaagtttgtttcacgttcGAGTATTCGGAATTTTCTTCAATAACTAAGACAGTATTGGCAAAAGTGCTATAATAAAATTCTTGTTTCTGgcaaccaagacaaacatctacaactttgtttacgtcaggaatagacgtattttaaatgtgcaactttcaccactgcaacgtctaaggcaccgtctacaaatgaccttaacacagacgcaagtggcggtcgtgaaggccccagagcactacacactgttttttgtaataatttcaatagcttataaacggtccttcataagaccaccaaacaagttgtattacataaagtgcatggtgtacgGCAACCGACAACGTTTTTTAAagtgggtcgcgacttaatgacaatgagagaaagtgggtcccgggctgagaccagttgagaacccctgcgaTAGTCATCATGAAACTcatattttcttcattttctctacTACAGTCTAAGAAAGCTGGGCCAGCAGAGGAGCTTCCTGAGGGCTGTGATGTGTCTGCCCCCAGCGTGAAAAACAAGCAGGCAAAGAAAGACCATAGCAGATGGTTTTCAGGTGAGATTTAGCGTGATTACATGTTACCAAAACATGATGCATTATGAGGTTATTTATTCATAACTATAATTTTCCACAATTTATGTTTTTAGTGACAATTGCTTATGTGCATCATTAGTCTCTGCCTCATAGATGCTTAAAGTAAATGTTTCTTTCACCACAGCTATTTGCTGTACTAGAGTGGAGGAGGCAGTGATTGAGGATCTCAACACTCCTCCATGTGGGAAAAGTGGTGGAGTCAAATCCACCTCTGGGATTAATCCAGCTGTTCTAACTGAAGAGCTGAGGAATACACTGCCAAGCAATGTGAGTACgaatctctgtatctctgtcttcctatctgcctgtgtgtctgagttaccatagcaacatgagcctttggccatgtctggtcagaccttcacaacagtagatgttctttacattagcattttacttcttaaagaaataatcagcttaaggttaaaagtaattaaaaatcattaagcttttggatactgatgaactttttacactttcctttaacctaactagatgaaaatggaggatttgatTGAAGTGCTGGAAAAAATCTCAGCATGGGTCAAAGTGGCAGTGAAGGAGGTGGTTGCTCAGGACCTCATCCCTATAGTGAGGAACCTGATGCTGGAAAGGATTGCGGCTCTGGACCGAGTAAAGGCACAAATGAGCTGCAGGGGGACTCAGTCAGTGCTGTCTGACCTTTCTGAGGAGGCACTCCAGTCGGGCATCGTGAGGAGATTTGTGAAGACCGCTTCAGAAACTTTTCTCCAAGAACGCCTTGGGTTGACATCCTGGACCAAGCCTGACACTGATCACTACGGTTCTAGAAGCACATCTGTGACAGAGGCTGACGTGGAAGTGAAGCTGTCACTACAGAGATGCTGCTCAGAGCTGTCAGCTCTGATTGCCCTCACTCTGTTCGGTGATGTCGCTGGCATCACCATCTCTCGGACAGAACAGGACCATACAGGCTCCGCTCTGCAGagtgcagcacagacagtggacgtggggctggagaagaaatcttggtggttcaggtttccaagatttctgaagcggagattcaaggtatctgtttttaaaatgtatttattcccagtcacaccattagctttagactctgctcttctgaatgattttcaaccatacatttatgctaccatcaatcatattttgaatgattttTTAATATCAAATTGTCTGCTCTTTTTAAAGAAACGGACAAACTAAGTGCATGTCCAGGACCAGGTGGAGGACCAGGTGGTGGACAAACATATTCCAGATGGTACGCATTTTAGTATTTCTTTCATGAAGTTTAATTCATGACAGTATTATGTATAAAGAACTGagtcttccatggtttagtagtcttccatggtttagtagtcttccatggtttagtagtctttcctgctgcacaactaatagggcatgaacaacaataatgacaacagcATGGAAGACTACACACAGCATCCCTCTCACGCCGTCTATTTGCTTTGACTTTGCAGGTTTCCAGTCTACCAGTGCTgaagcaccatccacctctgacaAGACCATCCCTAAGCTCAGAAGAAAGTCGatgctgtcacggtgaggcggccccctaccggccgtctctgtccacagcggctgttgttgttattgtctgtTGACGTCATgtacgtccctcaggtgggcggagcccgtgatccgtctcacctgagggtcatttgtttgcctatatatgtcttgtctttgtaccagttgaccgctggtcattatatccttaatttggagatagtgcacgggttttaggtttgcacactttatattaaaccaccctttttccctgagacttggcgtgatcgcttcctttttgttgctcacacctgcccgtcacagatgcGTTCCAGATTGGCAACGGCTTTCTCCAAGATCTGCAGAAAATGAGGGGAAAACACCTACTTGGGTGACATTGCTGGAAGTAGAAAATGTGTTATTCaattaaaatgaagaaaaaaaagagaaccaGACTGCTTCATTGTGATACCTGCATGACAGAAGGCAATATGCATtgtgtcctggtccacaaaTTGCATTACTCCTCTTCTCCTGGAAATCTgggtgaagatcaggttgcacagctgtctgtggtctctactccaggaagaagcactggagacctacatgatggagaggaagaaagagacagaaaagcaaaataaagactttgatggggtcagagacctgacccatcacctggactgtgtatatataagagGAATAACTCACTAGAGGTCCTTCGTCCTCAGGGGAGGAGGGTcgtcttccagggcttccctggtgctggccggtagagcccacggtcatcggcagaagggggggaggcaggtcctactgaacctgtaggaggaggacaggaaaagttgtaatgctgaatgtgatgtatagcatacagttatgtttgtgtatgttgtacATGTTTCAATGGCGACGTATGTAGTCCTGCTCCAGCGTAGGTGGTAGAGTCTAACAAAGTTGGGGCAGGGGCTACTCATTTAAATGCCGAGCATAGGATCTTTCAAGGGAGAACTTCACGGGggcagcgagtgtggccagacaTGCCGCTAAGCTTTTACTGCACAGTTTTACCAATGTTTTATCCGGTTTAAGGgactatgttcatgtgtgtgctgcACAAATTAAAAAACAATGGGTGAAGTCTATCGTTGGAGTTAAGCCTGATGTTTTCGGGGAAAACCCTGGCCTTTTCAGTGTATACATTGTTGTGAAGCCAcatccaccacccccccccccccccccccccccccccccccaaggcaTCTCCACAAAGACTAAACATAgttcaaaacattttgtttttatgtggaAAAGTAAAAAGCATGATATATAGTGAGATTAGAACTTTGTATAAGAATCTATTAAAATGCTGTGTAGGTGAttaaaagcctggaggtggGCGTGGAGGGGGTCCTCTTGGTGGGTCTGGACTGGTGGAGAAAACAGCAGGGTCcggtgtctccagggtctgggtgtgattAGACTCATGTGACCTGAAAAGGCCATCTGAATCGATGGAGACACCCTTATACGTCACAGAAAATTCTGATTGCTGAAAACCACaaataagaataaaaataaGTGAAGATGCCTTTAGGAATCATTTTCTAAATTCCCCATAAGTAAGTCTAAATGTATTCAGGtatgagcagtgttgggaacgttactttaaaaaagtaattatagttactcactacttgttcaaaaaagtaactgagttagtaactgaataactctataataaaagtaactcgttaccagggaaagtaactatttgcattacagtaaaaaaaaaattgtatgccaatgaataaggattttttgaaaaagcagttttcagtcagttgaaatgagtagatcataaaggtgtttaaattttgacatttattgcacatcaccataccagtgcaggataaaatcctttataatcccaaatctttgaaaaaaaaagaaacaaaagtaaacagttacactatataaagtgcatttacatctatcaaattaaattaaattctctcaacctgagacaactggtttgttcacaacagaagtaaacttaacaattaaacctctattcttaattaaataaatcaaatacccagtctggtagacattcagaaacttcaagtattttcttaaataatgtttatatcgccaacttgaatatgcaaatttttcttcggcttgcttctgactcgccatttctgtctcttctccgtttgtgtcgtgtcactggagtgcttcggcacgcgtgtaaaaacactggctccgattggctaccataacgctgccttagccaatcgcttactgacttgttaagttaaacaggtgttacaccgagaactgtgacctatcgagatctgttactcctcactagcctggggagcggtccgctcgcattactgttagtatatcaatatatagtaacgcaccgcttttaatgaccagtaacgtcaacggcgttgtaacgacaggaaaagtaattaattatattatcccattactgacaaaatgacgccgttacctaacgccgttaaaaataacgcattattattattgtaataataattatattataaataattattgttattcgcaacactgtatatgaataactgatgattgattgattgattgattattattagttccatgtaattttttgtaatgagtttactggtctggcccccttgaggtccgattaagttgtatttggcccccagaccaaaatgagttttttGCTACTTTGACGATGCAAAACCCATAAAatgcaggtggtggaggtgaagcttcaGCACAAGTCCATCTACAGTGGGTGGCAGAGTGAGCACTGGTGGGTGCTCAACAATTCTACTGGATAGATgcagaggtgagtcatgggAACAGGTTCACAATTTCAGTAAGAATGGACATGCTACTGTCAACGTCCCTTCAACCTAAtcttttctttgtatttgtagCTTACCCTTCACCACTTTGCCAGCGCTAGTGCCGTGGCCTGCATCAAGGTAACGAAGAGTCTTGACTATAAGCATCTTTAACTAGCTTGTCCCATTCTGAATTACACTCATCTGCATGTCCTCTGTTAATTCAGCGGAGGGGAGCCAGCATCACGGAGGCAAACATTTACCTGCGCACCTGTTCAAAATCGACATCGGCGCAGAATATTTTTCTGGTCAGTGCTTCTTCCTTTCTGATTGCATTTAGACTTATTTGTGGTGAGGTTTTTAGAAAATGATATCTAAAGGcatttttactgtgtgtgtgttgtagcaaACACAGGTGTCCACTTGGTTTAAGGGTGTCTCCATCGGCTCAGATGACATTTTCAGATCATCCGAATCTAGtcacacccagaccctggagacaccAAACCCAGCTGTTTTTTCCTCCAGTCCATACCCACCAAGAGCACCCCATCAACGTccacctccaggcttttaaACACCCACACATCATGATTTGACTGTGTGGCATGCGTTTTATTGTTCCacgtaatttaatatttttgtttgcatgtgtgtttttcagatgctgAAGGTATTCCCATAATCACATGAGGACTAGATGTTGTTCTTTTGGGACACAGAAGCAGAACATCACATGGACTGATAATTTTACATCCGCCCATTCTTCTCTTTCCCCTCACACTCTGTTTTGAGGTTCTTTTGAGGTTTGTGTAAACCTAACACATCTTCCAGATTTCTCATGAAAACATAAAGCTGTGTGTAGTCTTTATTcttcttttctgtctctttcgtactgtccatcatgtaggtctcctGTGCTTCTTATTGGATTAAAGACTACcgacagctgtgcaacctgaaTTTCACGCAGGCTCCCAGGACAAGAGGACTACtgcagtttgtggaccaggacagaataataagcCTTGATGAGATGTGCATCAAGATAATGAGAGACTTTATGGTCCAcgccagagaacagagacaagACCAAAGGACTTAACAGCATCAAGAACTGATCGTCGGGATTATTAGAACAATCACCATCGTCAGTGTGCAAGGAACTGTGAGGAAAGCCAGAAAGAATCACCATCCGTGGACTATTCATCA
Protein-coding sequences here:
- the LOC143496521 gene encoding uncharacterized protein LOC143496521, with translation MKLIFSSFSLLQSKKAGPAEELPEGCDVSAPSVKNKQAKKDHSRWFSAICCTRVEEAVIEDLNTPPCGKSGGVKSTSGINPAVLTEELRNTLPSNMKMEDLIEVLEKISAWVKVAVKEVVAQDLIPIVRNLMLERIAALDRVKAQMSCRGTQSVLSDLSEEALQSGIVRRFVKTASETFLQERLGLTSWTKPDTDHYGSRSTSVTEADVEVKLSLQRCCSELSALIALTLFGDVAGITISRTEQDHTGSALQSAAQTVDVGLEKKSWWFRFPRFLKRRFKKRTN